One stretch of Balneola sp. MJW-20 DNA includes these proteins:
- a CDS encoding AI-2E family transporter: protein MRHHPRKEEIKYPYWLRTPMIMIGLGLLVVILIAGKFILMPLAFAAFLSMLLNPLVKRLEKLKVARSLSIILTLLLLLVVLAGGISLISVQFTQFVERVPEVSEKLKTLTASGIEFLEEQAGVSQEEQSDYLKQGINNVIDKSGNYISSIVSATTNLFTSASLIPIFIFFMLYYREMYQTFFEKLFEIKGKDGEVEKILGRVQDVTQNYLVGMLTVIGILAVLNTTGLLIIGLEHALFFGVFASLLAIIPYIGIIIGALPPLLFALLLTDSLLNPVLVIAVFATVQFLEGNFITPRIVGSKVSINPFMAMLALIIGGELWGISGMILFVPLIGILKVIFDQIEDLKPYGYLLGNRIEYEEPVATEVN from the coding sequence ATGAGACATCATCCCCGAAAAGAAGAAATTAAATACCCCTACTGGTTACGAACACCTATGATCATGATAGGTTTAGGACTACTGGTGGTGATCCTGATCGCAGGTAAATTCATATTGATGCCGCTCGCTTTTGCTGCGTTTCTGTCTATGCTGTTAAACCCTCTGGTAAAGAGGCTGGAAAAGTTAAAAGTAGCCCGCTCGCTGAGCATAATCCTTACCCTCTTATTATTACTGGTAGTTCTGGCCGGAGGAATTTCATTAATCTCGGTACAATTTACACAGTTTGTGGAGCGGGTTCCTGAAGTGTCGGAAAAACTTAAAACACTTACGGCCAGCGGGATCGAGTTTCTTGAAGAGCAGGCCGGGGTGTCGCAGGAAGAGCAGAGTGACTACCTAAAACAGGGGATCAATAATGTGATCGATAAGAGCGGCAATTATATTAGTTCGATCGTTTCGGCAACAACCAACCTGTTCACTTCTGCTTCGCTGATTCCCATCTTTATCTTCTTCATGTTGTATTACCGGGAGATGTATCAGACTTTCTTTGAGAAACTCTTCGAAATTAAAGGGAAGGACGGAGAAGTGGAAAAGATATTAGGCAGGGTTCAGGATGTGACTCAGAATTATCTTGTTGGAATGCTGACCGTGATCGGGATCCTGGCAGTGTTGAATACCACCGGGTTGCTGATCATAGGGCTTGAGCATGCCCTGTTCTTTGGGGTATTTGCATCGCTGCTGGCTATTATACCATATATCGGGATCATAATCGGGGCATTACCCCCGCTATTGTTTGCATTACTGCTTACAGACTCACTATTAAATCCTGTTTTGGTCATAGCTGTTTTTGCAACGGTACAGTTCCTGGAAGGAAATTTCATTACTCCGAGGATCGTGGGTTCAAAGGTGTCTATCAATCCCTTCATGGCTATGCTGGCGCTGATCATAGGAGGCGAATTGTGGGGAATATCAGGTATGATCCTGTTTGTACCGCTTATAGGAATACTGAAAGTTATCTTTGATCAGATAGAAGACCTGAAGCCATACGGTTATTTGTTAGGTAATCGTATAGAGTATGAAGAGCCGGTTGCTACAGAAGTCAATTAA
- the mce gene encoding methylmalonyl-CoA epimerase: MHIDHIGIAVKDLEKATETYRKILNADPTKTEVVESEKVETIFFQTGESKVELLGGTSEDSVITKYVNKNGEGLHHVAFEVEDIKAELKRLAGEGFTILNEEPKKGADNKLVAFIHPKDNNGVLVELCQSISR; encoded by the coding sequence ATGCACATTGACCATATAGGCATTGCCGTTAAAGACCTTGAGAAAGCTACTGAGACCTACCGGAAGATCCTCAATGCTGACCCTACTAAAACGGAGGTCGTTGAAAGTGAGAAGGTCGAGACCATCTTCTTCCAAACCGGGGAATCAAAAGTTGAGCTTCTTGGGGGTACATCGGAAGATTCGGTGATCACAAAATATGTCAATAAGAATGGAGAGGGGCTGCATCATGTAGCCTTTGAAGTGGAAGACATCAAAGCAGAGTTAAAGCGACTGGCCGGTGAAGGATTCACCATTCTGAATGAAGAACCTAAAAAAGGGGCAGATAATAAACTGGTTGCCTTTATCCATCCAAAAGACAACAACGGTGTCCTTGTTGAACTATGTCAAAGTATTTCCCGATGA
- a CDS encoding cupin domain-containing protein yields the protein MSPKKVNIDEKLSLFSDHWNPRIVGELNGQMVKLAKIKGTFDWHKHENEDELFYCLAGSFDLEFRDKTLHVKEREFVIVPKGVEHRPVAKEEASILLFEPATTLNTGNVKNDRTKSDLERI from the coding sequence ATGAGCCCTAAGAAAGTTAATATCGATGAAAAACTTTCTCTTTTCAGTGACCACTGGAATCCGAGGATCGTCGGAGAGCTGAATGGACAGATGGTAAAACTGGCAAAGATAAAAGGCACCTTCGACTGGCATAAACATGAAAATGAAGACGAACTCTTCTACTGTTTAGCGGGCAGCTTTGATCTGGAATTCAGGGATAAAACCCTCCATGTTAAGGAAAGAGAATTTGTAATCGTCCCTAAAGGAGTAGAGCACCGTCCGGTTGCAAAAGAAGAAGCTTCAATCCTTTTATTTGAACCTGCCACTACCCTGAATACCGGAAATGTGAAAAATGACCGAACTAAATCAGATCTTGAACGTATCTGA
- a CDS encoding YqaE/Pmp3 family membrane protein, whose translation MSILRIILAIILPPLGVFFTVGLKGTFWLNVLLTICGFLPGVIHAVWVIAKADAS comes from the coding sequence ATGAGTATTCTGCGAATTATTCTGGCGATCATACTTCCGCCACTAGGCGTATTTTTTACAGTCGGACTTAAAGGAACCTTCTGGCTGAATGTATTATTAACCATTTGTGGTTTTCTGCCAGGCGTGATTCATGCAGTGTGGGTAATAGCCAAAGCCGACGCCTCCTGA
- a CDS encoding histidine kinase dimerization/phosphoacceptor domain -containing protein: MILTIMIWITLIFGGMWLSVNNLPDNWVGAGADRTEIMEMFLINPVFLISMLLLFWVGFEWAFIPLFLSMFVIGLYSSLEPQWAILFSLSFVFGLGIYSIVYNCITIRYDLRSLSSIAVFVVTSFIAATASSLGAFIYSLSHELSANQTATLWNGWWTGAFLQAVVIAGPLLFVGSSTIEKLKNKLFEVPERPEVSIRWVYTAVIVVTAVICIFIFSGDYLGKEQVAEQLIKNPMVSGDLILSSLESFEIITYVSIWVILCVGIGGIFLIGTWNKQLKENVEERTRSLKDAEEKIMASLEEKEVLLKEIHHRVKNNLAVVTALLDLQYMRAEEDKIRHILSDSKSRIKSMAFVHETLYQTEDFSKIDLQSYLDRLTESVTTTFMGSRTAVDVNVLANDNSIEMNKAISIGLIVNELLVNSFKHAFDDMDQGLVVLQINQVSEHLEISYADNGSGFDMEVVQVEKPKSLGMTLIKTLTKQLNAELKVTSRPGKTVFKFHAPLENVMGEEE, from the coding sequence GTGATCCTAACTATTATGATCTGGATCACTCTGATATTTGGGGGAATGTGGTTGTCGGTAAACAATCTTCCGGATAATTGGGTAGGGGCGGGGGCAGACCGTACCGAGATCATGGAGATGTTCCTGATCAATCCGGTATTCCTTATCAGTATGCTATTACTATTTTGGGTGGGTTTTGAGTGGGCTTTTATTCCGCTTTTTCTTTCTATGTTTGTGATCGGTTTGTACAGCTCACTGGAGCCACAGTGGGCTATCTTGTTTTCTCTTTCTTTTGTTTTCGGTCTGGGTATTTACAGCATCGTTTATAATTGTATAACAATCAGATATGATCTGAGGAGCCTTTCAAGCATTGCTGTTTTTGTGGTGACTTCCTTTATTGCGGCCACTGCAAGTTCGCTTGGCGCATTTATTTACAGTTTATCTCATGAGCTTAGTGCAAATCAAACCGCTACACTTTGGAATGGCTGGTGGACCGGTGCTTTTTTGCAGGCCGTGGTCATTGCGGGGCCTTTATTATTTGTCGGATCTTCTACGATTGAGAAGCTCAAAAACAAATTATTTGAAGTTCCTGAAAGGCCTGAGGTATCCATTCGATGGGTGTATACCGCAGTGATCGTGGTTACTGCTGTGATCTGTATATTCATCTTTTCAGGGGATTACCTCGGAAAAGAGCAGGTAGCTGAACAGTTAATAAAAAATCCGATGGTATCCGGCGATCTTATCCTTTCATCCCTCGAGTCATTTGAGATTATTACTTACGTCTCGATCTGGGTGATCTTGTGTGTTGGTATCGGTGGAATATTTCTGATCGGCACCTGGAATAAACAGTTGAAAGAGAATGTGGAGGAGCGTACCCGGTCACTCAAAGATGCAGAGGAAAAGATCATGGCATCTCTTGAGGAAAAAGAGGTATTACTCAAGGAGATACACCACCGTGTCAAGAATAATCTGGCAGTGGTGACGGCTTTACTGGATCTTCAGTATATGAGAGCAGAAGAAGATAAGATCCGGCATATCCTTTCTGACTCAAAATCCAGGATCAAGTCTATGGCTTTTGTTCATGAGACCTTATACCAGACCGAAGATTTTTCTAAAATCGATCTTCAAAGTTATCTGGACCGGCTCACTGAGTCTGTCACAACTACCTTTATGGGTTCCAGAACGGCAGTAGACGTGAATGTGCTGGCAAATGATAATAGTATTGAAATGAACAAGGCTATTTCCATCGGACTTATTGTAAATGAGTTACTGGTTAATTCATTTAAGCATGCTTTTGATGACATGGATCAAGGTCTGGTCGTTCTGCAGATCAATCAGGTGTCGGAGCATCTGGAAATTTCCTATGCTGATAACGGCTCAGGATTTGATATGGAAGTTGTTCAGGTAGAAAAGCCAAAAAGCCTGGGTATGACGCTCATTAAAACACTCACTAAGCAATTGAATGCTGAATTGAAAGTGACCTCCAGACCCGGGAAAACAGTATTTAAATTTCATGCTCCGCTGGAAAATGTAATGGGAGAAGAAGAATGA
- a CDS encoding DUF4440 domain-containing protein, with the protein MIRIIILSLFMILAALFPDPVLQAQSDDKTQILKVRSESNEALRVYDNERSYTFLTEDVLITTGNGSLISGKQELRDYVNAAGATDGERMFWIRTPDEVVVNKSRGLAWETGTWKGYSEADDRRSVIGGKYSAQWVKEEGKWLIRSQLFVTLE; encoded by the coding sequence ATGATCAGAATAATTATACTAAGCCTGTTCATGATACTGGCAGCATTATTTCCAGACCCGGTACTCCAGGCACAAAGCGATGATAAGACTCAGATATTGAAGGTCAGATCGGAATCTAATGAAGCCCTGAGGGTATATGATAATGAGCGCAGTTATACCTTTCTGACGGAAGATGTACTGATCACCACCGGAAACGGGTCGCTTATATCTGGTAAACAGGAGCTTAGAGATTATGTAAATGCAGCGGGTGCCACGGATGGCGAAAGAATGTTCTGGATAAGGACACCTGATGAGGTCGTTGTAAATAAATCACGCGGACTGGCGTGGGAAACAGGAACCTGGAAGGGATATTCCGAAGCAGATGACAGAAGATCAGTTATTGGTGGAAAATATTCCGCTCAATGGGTTAAAGAAGAAGGTAAATGGCTGATCCGTTCTCAGTTGTTTGTGACACTGGAATAA
- a CDS encoding alpha/beta fold hydrolase, whose protein sequence is MRPIYKVILILLFIGPTNIRGQELKIADLGKCELISGNFIEDCKIGYRVFGDLNEARDNIIVIPSWFLGSSEGWYNIMKSGFMDFSGFYVVAFDALGNGISSSPSNSVSQRGDAFPEITIADMVNTQYSVLTDLMGFEKIYAVVGISMGGMQTYEWAFRYPEYMEKLVPIIGSPKLSAYDIHLWQIQYDLIEMRRKCDCDKPLELLEALQAMNYGSPKLMHESTDPDIAYEDLRDGVTDMILPDPISYDYQRQLSAMMTHDVYKHAKGTGKSINELLKADLFSIVVRTDHVVTPFSAIDFKGATDTELLILENDCGHDGFRCGAPSAPASVRNFLMKGRN, encoded by the coding sequence ATGAGGCCGATATATAAAGTAATTCTGATTTTATTATTTATTGGCCCAACTAATATCAGGGGGCAGGAACTTAAAATAGCCGACTTAGGAAAGTGTGAGCTTATAAGCGGCAATTTCATAGAAGACTGTAAGATTGGATACCGGGTATTCGGAGATTTAAATGAGGCCCGGGACAATATCATTGTGATACCATCCTGGTTCCTAGGATCATCGGAGGGATGGTATAACATAATGAAGAGTGGATTCATGGATTTTTCCGGCTTTTATGTAGTCGCTTTTGATGCTCTGGGAAACGGGATCTCATCTTCGCCGTCAAATTCAGTAAGTCAAAGAGGAGATGCATTTCCGGAGATCACCATCGCTGATATGGTTAATACTCAATACTCGGTACTAACCGATCTCATGGGCTTCGAAAAGATCTATGCTGTGGTCGGTATATCTATGGGAGGAATGCAGACCTACGAGTGGGCATTCAGATATCCTGAGTATATGGAAAAACTGGTTCCAATTATCGGTTCACCCAAGCTTTCTGCCTATGATATTCACCTTTGGCAGATCCAGTATGATTTGATCGAAATGAGGCGAAAGTGTGACTGCGATAAGCCCCTTGAACTCTTAGAGGCTCTTCAGGCTATGAATTATGGTTCACCGAAATTAATGCATGAGAGTACAGATCCGGATATAGCTTATGAAGATCTCAGGGATGGAGTAACTGATATGATACTACCTGACCCGATCAGCTATGATTATCAGCGACAGCTTAGTGCCATGATGACTCATGATGTTTATAAACATGCAAAAGGAACCGGTAAGAGTATAAACGAGCTTCTGAAAGCTGACCTTTTCAGTATTGTTGTTCGTACAGATCATGTAGTGACACCATTTTCTGCCATCGATTTCAAAGGAGCTACTGATACGGAGCTATTAATCCTGGAGAATGACTGTGGTCATGATGGATTTAGATGTGGAGCACCTTCGGCCCCTGCTTCCGTTAGAAATTTTCTGATGAAAGGCAGAAATTGA
- the polX gene encoding DNA polymerase/3'-5' exonuclease PolX: MSITNQEVAAKLREVFQLMQLAGENRFRAIAFDRAAQTIEGLGEDINEYIRNQNLTDIKGIGKSIAEDIYCLAGEGEMPVLTAYREKVPEGLVQWLNISGLGPKNAYKIHKELGISTLEELKEKLQDGSVAGLSGLGEKSAQKIMKSIEWMEKFNERCRLDEAKEIADAILNSLKDIEGVKKIEVAGSYRRGLETIGDVDILIAANEKDIENLFDVFTSHERVTEVLGRGETKSSVRTKEGRQVDLRIVSEEEFPAALMYFTGSKEHNVRLRQRARERGMALNEYGLFKLNEEGETDFDKPVKTKSEEDIYKKLDLNFIIPELREDRGEIEIFEDQESLNLITEADIKGVIHAHSTWSDGKYSIREMAEACMERGYEYLGLTDHSRTAAYAGGLTVEGVKKQWKEVDQLNEEFEKEGKNFVIFKGIESDILGDGSLDYEDEILEQFDFVIASVHNSLDMPREKMMERMRSAIKNPYTRILGHPTGRLLLKRSESEMDLNELVELAAEHNTAIEINANPWRLDLDWRFGNKAREVGLMTSINPDAHTIEGIDDIEFGVRIARKGKYDKDRVLNTMSTKLVREFFSDR; encoded by the coding sequence ATGTCTATTACAAATCAGGAAGTAGCAGCAAAATTACGTGAAGTATTTCAGCTAATGCAGCTGGCCGGCGAGAACCGTTTCCGGGCCATTGCCTTTGATCGTGCCGCTCAGACCATCGAGGGGCTGGGAGAAGACATCAATGAGTATATCAGGAATCAAAATCTGACGGATATCAAGGGCATTGGGAAGTCTATTGCAGAAGATATTTACTGCCTGGCCGGGGAAGGTGAGATGCCGGTGCTGACCGCTTACAGGGAAAAGGTACCCGAAGGTTTAGTTCAATGGCTGAATATTTCCGGTCTGGGTCCCAAGAATGCCTACAAGATCCATAAAGAGCTTGGGATCAGCACTCTTGAAGAGTTGAAAGAAAAGCTGCAAGATGGTTCCGTTGCCGGCCTGTCGGGACTTGGAGAGAAATCTGCTCAGAAGATCATGAAGTCAATCGAGTGGATGGAGAAATTCAACGAACGCTGCCGTCTTGATGAAGCCAAAGAGATCGCTGATGCAATACTTAACAGCCTGAAAGATATTGAGGGTGTAAAAAAGATCGAAGTAGCAGGATCTTATCGCCGGGGACTCGAAACTATCGGTGACGTTGACATACTGATCGCGGCCAATGAAAAAGATATTGAGAACCTCTTTGATGTATTTACCAGTCATGAGCGCGTGACCGAAGTACTTGGAAGGGGAGAAACGAAGAGTTCAGTCAGAACCAAAGAAGGGCGACAGGTCGATCTCAGGATCGTTTCCGAAGAGGAGTTTCCTGCTGCGCTTATGTATTTCACCGGTAGTAAAGAGCATAATGTGCGTTTAAGACAGCGTGCCCGTGAAAGAGGAATGGCTCTGAATGAATATGGCCTCTTCAAGCTGAATGAAGAGGGAGAAACCGACTTTGACAAACCTGTAAAGACAAAGTCGGAAGAAGATATTTACAAGAAGCTGGATCTGAACTTCATTATTCCTGAGTTGAGGGAAGACCGCGGAGAGATCGAAATTTTTGAAGATCAGGAATCACTGAACCTAATCACAGAAGCTGATATCAAAGGAGTGATCCATGCACACAGCACCTGGAGCGACGGCAAGTATTCCATCCGCGAGATGGCTGAGGCCTGTATGGAAAGAGGATATGAGTATTTAGGTCTGACCGATCACTCCAGAACCGCAGCTTATGCCGGCGGGCTTACGGTTGAAGGGGTGAAAAAACAATGGAAAGAGGTGGATCAGCTGAATGAAGAATTTGAGAAGGAAGGAAAGAACTTCGTGATCTTTAAGGGCATCGAGTCTGACATTCTGGGAGACGGAAGTCTGGATTATGAAGATGAGATCCTCGAGCAGTTCGATTTCGTTATAGCCAGTGTACACAACTCTCTGGATATGCCAAGAGAAAAAATGATGGAGAGAATGCGTAGTGCGATCAAAAATCCTTATACGAGGATCTTGGGGCATCCTACCGGGCGTTTATTATTGAAGCGAAGCGAGTCGGAAATGGATCTGAACGAACTGGTCGAGCTTGCTGCAGAGCATAATACTGCAATCGAGATCAATGCCAACCCGTGGCGACTTGACCTGGACTGGAGGTTTGGAAATAAAGCCAGGGAAGTCGGTTTAATGACCTCGATTAATCCGGATGCTCATACCATTGAGGGCATCGATGATATTGAATTCGGAGTCCGCATCGCCCGTAAAGGGAAATATGACAAGGATCGGGTGCTGAATACCATGAGCACAAAATTAGTCAGAGAATTTTTTAGCGACCGTTAG
- a CDS encoding M14 family metallopeptidase: MIKRFTLAVLFIFSGLAVNAQQAPADFLGYELGSEWTPHYKVMQYFQHVADQSDLVTYQSYGETYEGRELTYAIVTSSENHRNLEEIRLNNLRLTGLESGEITSIRKPIVWLSYNVHGNETSSSEAAMNMIYKLLTEKSSWLNDVIVIMDPMINPDGRDRYVYWNKSVTGDQFNARPDAREHDEPWPNGRTNHYYFDLNRDWAWQTQVESQHRIKLYNKWMPQVHVDYHEQGYNSPYYFAPAAEPFHKAITDWQREFQGMIGKNHTNYFDEEGWLYFTGEVFDLFYPSYGDTWPTFNGAIGMTYEQAGQVGLGIQTAEGDTLSLLDRLTHHTITGLSTVEITARNAGRVLDEFEKYFDQAQNDPAGQYKAYVVKKTNNPDKIGQLLRYLADQRISYGMATRNSNANGYDFITGTTGRQSIEEGDLVIPARQPKSTLVRVLFEPKPELADSVTYDLTAWEMHYALGLSGSALTSEVDTRAFQMQVESEVTPYIEKPYAYLAKWGSLEDLRYLTRLLNDNIKVRYAEKPFTMEGNSYNAGTLIITRNGNEHMGLDFDQKVKDHADDLGRVVTPVSTGLVQSGSDFGSGNVSYIDKPRVAMLSGEGTSSGDVGHAWHFFDQQIGYQVTLINLERMGSIQWTDYDVLIMPGGRYNNVLEDEGLAELRSWIRSGGTLIALGGANSFLSGKEGFSLKQKEVPDEESDPNDLLKIFGEAENNNAQYSNPGSVFKLRLDTTHPMAFGYDETYFSLKMSSTGYAFLENGWNVGVALDDGIRSGFVGNRAKEQLNNSLSVGVEPIGRGQVVYMIDNPLYRGFWHNGKLLVGNAVFMVSN, from the coding sequence ATGATTAAAAGATTTACTTTAGCGGTACTATTTATTTTTTCGGGGCTTGCAGTCAATGCACAGCAGGCACCGGCTGATTTTCTTGGATATGAACTGGGTTCTGAATGGACTCCGCATTATAAGGTGATGCAGTATTTTCAGCATGTTGCTGATCAGTCTGATTTGGTCACGTACCAGTCGTACGGGGAAACCTATGAGGGCAGAGAGCTCACCTACGCCATTGTGACCTCATCTGAAAATCATCGGAACCTGGAGGAGATCCGGTTAAATAATCTCCGGCTTACCGGACTGGAATCGGGAGAAATAACTTCCATCCGTAAGCCGATCGTGTGGTTGAGTTATAATGTGCACGGAAATGAGACTTCATCCAGTGAGGCTGCGATGAATATGATCTACAAACTGTTGACCGAAAAAAGTAGCTGGCTGAATGATGTGATCGTGATCATGGACCCTATGATCAATCCTGATGGAAGAGACCGCTACGTATACTGGAATAAGTCGGTTACAGGCGATCAGTTCAACGCCAGACCTGATGCCCGGGAGCATGATGAACCCTGGCCTAACGGAAGAACAAATCACTATTACTTTGATCTGAACCGTGACTGGGCATGGCAGACACAGGTGGAATCACAGCATCGCATTAAATTATATAATAAGTGGATGCCCCAGGTCCACGTTGATTATCATGAACAGGGATATAACAGCCCGTATTATTTTGCGCCCGCAGCGGAGCCTTTCCATAAAGCGATTACAGACTGGCAGAGAGAATTTCAGGGAATGATCGGCAAAAACCACACAAATTATTTTGATGAGGAGGGGTGGTTATATTTTACCGGTGAAGTGTTTGACCTTTTTTATCCAAGCTACGGCGACACCTGGCCTACTTTCAACGGGGCGATCGGAATGACCTATGAGCAGGCCGGGCAGGTGGGACTTGGAATACAGACCGCCGAAGGGGATACTTTAAGCCTGCTGGACCGGCTAACACATCATACGATAACCGGACTATCTACCGTAGAGATCACGGCCAGAAATGCAGGACGTGTTCTTGATGAGTTTGAGAAATATTTTGATCAGGCACAAAATGATCCCGCAGGTCAGTACAAAGCTTATGTTGTAAAGAAGACCAACAATCCGGATAAGATCGGGCAGCTGCTGAGGTACCTGGCAGACCAGCGTATCAGCTACGGAATGGCCACACGTAATTCAAATGCAAACGGATACGATTTTATAACGGGAACTACCGGCCGCCAAAGTATTGAAGAAGGTGATCTCGTTATTCCGGCAAGACAGCCTAAATCCACTTTGGTCAGAGTACTCTTTGAGCCCAAGCCGGAGCTTGCGGATTCCGTAACCTATGATCTTACTGCCTGGGAAATGCACTATGCTCTCGGACTTAGCGGCTCCGCACTTACATCAGAAGTAGACACCCGTGCTTTTCAGATGCAGGTTGAATCAGAGGTTACTCCCTATATTGAAAAACCTTATGCGTACCTTGCAAAGTGGGGATCTCTTGAGGACCTTCGGTATCTGACCCGCCTTTTGAATGATAATATAAAAGTCCGGTATGCAGAGAAGCCTTTCACGATGGAAGGAAACTCTTATAATGCAGGCACTCTGATCATTACCAGAAACGGGAATGAGCACATGGGCCTGGATTTCGATCAAAAAGTAAAAGATCATGCAGATGATCTGGGAAGAGTAGTTACTCCTGTATCTACCGGACTGGTACAGTCAGGTAGTGATTTCGGTTCAGGAAATGTTTCCTATATAGACAAACCAAGAGTAGCAATGCTGTCCGGTGAGGGTACTTCCTCCGGGGATGTGGGGCATGCCTGGCACTTCTTTGACCAGCAGATCGGTTACCAGGTAACGTTGATCAATTTGGAGCGAATGGGGAGTATCCAGTGGACAGATTATGATGTGCTGATTATGCCGGGTGGCAGATATAATAATGTGCTCGAAGACGAAGGTCTGGCAGAATTACGTTCGTGGATACGCAGTGGAGGGACCCTGATCGCATTAGGTGGAGCCAATTCATTTTTAAGTGGCAAAGAGGGTTTCAGCCTGAAACAGAAAGAGGTTCCTGATGAAGAAAGTGATCCTAATGATCTGTTGAAGATCTTTGGAGAAGCAGAAAATAATAATGCACAGTATTCTAATCCGGGCTCGGTCTTTAAACTTAGGCTGGATACTACACACCCAATGGCATTCGGTTACGATGAAACCTATTTTTCACTGAAAATGAGTTCCACGGGCTATGCCTTCCTGGAAAACGGTTGGAATGTAGGAGTAGCTTTGGACGACGGTATCAGAAGTGGCTTTGTCGGAAATAGAGCAAAGGAACAGCTTAACAATTCTCTTTCTGTAGGGGTTGAACCCATTGGAAGAGGTCAGGTGGTATATATGATCGATAATCCGCTGTATCGCGGCTTCTGGCATAATGGTAAATTATTAGTCGGTAATGCAGTATTTATGGTATCTAATTAA